A genomic window from Halobaculum sp. MBLA0147 includes:
- a CDS encoding ATP-binding protein, whose product MNPDSAFTELVQTKLQQTSPEVDCLRANGVDETLDNLHTERIDCIVTAYSLDDANGIELTDSIRQRDEDIPIILFTGQGSEEIASEATRAGVSDYIPLRSERDNFTLLAARIQTLTRAARERENAEQTRRRFQRTLERTTDAVYAVDSKWRIEYMNERMAKRVDRDPDAVVGKTIWEEFPSIVGTELEAKYRTAMETGEPVSFEQYLEEPFNYWVAVRVFPDSDGLTVFSREITDDQKQELKAEPGAAIVETIRDIVFVLNETGHITFANTAAKRVLAGNQSAQLTGQRLETVVGDRISDSDMTRFSKAINSARANANNDRGSSGLYDTDLQLDIVVGTSKQTFDVRATTFQTQASNQVLAVARNITEQKQLETRLRSLQETAQQLSHAESSDEIGTIAVDAAAKILDLEITGIWEYDEQEEALVPITETPTARDLIGESPRFTPGDSLAWDAFESGEINVYDDVQAEGQPLNPNTEIRSEILVPLGGYGLMATGSASKRVFSETDIDLFRILGATVEAALARASREEELQRQNERLDQFASVVAHDLRNPLSVASGFLEVAKETGQAEHFERAESAHDRIGRLIDDLLTLARGETTIENTEQIELEDVATEAWGYVDTDAATLTLADDVPTVAGDAKRLTQLFENLFRNAVEHGGADVTVTVGGLDDRLFYVEDTGSGIPEAMRDDVFDHGVTSHDGGTGFGLSIVADIAEAHGWTVSVTDGTDGGARFNFKQSK is encoded by the coding sequence GTGAACCCAGATTCTGCGTTTACAGAACTAGTTCAAACCAAGCTTCAACAGACAAGTCCTGAGGTCGACTGTCTGCGTGCCAACGGTGTCGACGAAACCCTAGATAATCTCCACACGGAGCGGATCGACTGTATCGTGACAGCATACTCGCTTGATGATGCCAACGGAATCGAACTCACGGATTCGATTCGGCAACGGGACGAGGATATCCCAATAATCCTCTTCACTGGACAGGGAAGTGAGGAGATTGCAAGCGAAGCGACTCGGGCCGGGGTCTCAGACTACATTCCACTCCGGTCAGAACGTGATAACTTCACATTACTCGCGGCCCGCATTCAGACGCTCACGAGGGCTGCTCGCGAACGCGAAAATGCCGAGCAGACGAGACGGCGCTTCCAACGAACGCTCGAACGCACCACTGATGCGGTCTACGCTGTCGATAGCAAGTGGCGTATCGAGTATATGAACGAGCGAATGGCCAAGCGAGTTGATCGTGACCCGGACGCGGTCGTTGGCAAGACCATCTGGGAGGAGTTCCCATCAATCGTCGGGACAGAACTCGAAGCCAAGTACCGAACAGCGATGGAGACCGGTGAGCCGGTTTCTTTTGAACAGTATCTCGAAGAGCCGTTCAACTACTGGGTTGCAGTGCGAGTGTTTCCAGACAGTGATGGGCTGACTGTCTTCTCGCGTGAGATCACCGACGATCAAAAGCAGGAACTGAAGGCAGAGCCTGGTGCCGCGATTGTAGAAACCATTCGCGACATCGTATTCGTGCTCAATGAGACGGGACACATCACGTTCGCAAATACGGCTGCAAAGCGGGTCCTCGCTGGAAATCAGTCAGCCCAACTCACAGGACAACGGCTCGAAACGGTCGTCGGTGATCGAATCAGCGACTCCGATATGACGCGGTTCTCCAAGGCGATCAACTCAGCACGTGCCAATGCCAACAACGATCGTGGGTCCAGCGGGTTGTATGATACAGACCTCCAGCTCGACATCGTGGTCGGGACCAGCAAACAGACGTTCGACGTTCGGGCAACCACATTCCAGACGCAAGCGAGCAATCAAGTGCTCGCTGTCGCCCGTAACATCACCGAACAGAAACAGTTAGAAACGCGTCTTCGATCACTTCAAGAAACCGCCCAACAGTTGAGCCACGCTGAATCGAGCGACGAAATCGGGACCATCGCGGTGGATGCGGCTGCCAAGATCCTTGATCTTGAGATTACTGGAATCTGGGAATACGACGAACAAGAGGAAGCGCTCGTCCCGATTACGGAAACGCCCACAGCACGAGATCTTATTGGCGAGTCTCCGCGATTTACGCCTGGCGACAGTCTTGCCTGGGATGCGTTTGAGTCCGGAGAAATCAATGTATACGATGATGTTCAAGCCGAGGGACAGCCCCTCAATCCGAACACGGAAATTCGAAGTGAAATCCTCGTCCCACTAGGTGGATACGGGCTCATGGCGACTGGATCAGCGTCCAAGCGAGTCTTCTCAGAGACAGATATCGACTTATTTCGGATTCTCGGTGCGACTGTCGAGGCAGCACTCGCACGAGCGAGCAGAGAAGAAGAGTTACAACGGCAGAACGAACGACTTGATCAGTTCGCGAGCGTCGTTGCCCACGATCTTCGAAACCCACTTTCTGTCGCAAGTGGGTTCCTCGAAGTGGCAAAAGAGACTGGGCAAGCAGAACATTTTGAGCGAGCTGAATCTGCCCACGATCGAATTGGACGGCTCATTGATGATCTCCTGACGCTAGCGCGTGGAGAGACAACAATCGAGAATACCGAGCAGATCGAACTAGAGGATGTTGCGACGGAGGCGTGGGGATACGTTGACACTGACGCGGCGACACTCACCCTTGCAGATGACGTTCCCACGGTTGCCGGTGATGCAAAGCGGTTGACCCAACTTTTCGAGAATCTCTTCCGGAATGCAGTCGAACACGGCGGTGCCGACGTAACTGTGACCGTGGGTGGACTAGACGACAGGTTATTTTACGTTGAGGACACTGGCAGTGGGATTCCCGAAGCAATGCGAGACGATGTGTTCGACCACGGCGTCACGTCACATGACGGTGGAACTGGCTTTGGGCTCTCGATCGTAGCCGATATTGCGGAGGCACATGGCTGGACGGTGTCAGTGACAGACGGCACCGATGGTGGCGCACGCTTCAATTTCAAGCAGTCAAAATAG